One stretch of Lodderomyces beijingensis strain CBS 14171 genome assembly, chromosome: 3 DNA includes these proteins:
- a CDS encoding 40S ribosomal protein eS24, which translates to MSDSVTIRTRKVITNPLLSRRQFVIDVLHPGRANVSKDELRDRLSEIYKAEKDAVSVFGFRTQYGGGKSTGFGLIYTSAADAKKFEPAYRLVRYGLAEKVEKASRQQRKQKKNREKKIFGTQRKAQKKAAKRNAE; encoded by the exons ATG AGTGACTCAGTTACCAtcagaacaagaaaagtTATCACCAACCCATTGTTGTCAAGAAGACAGTTTGTCATTGACGTTTTGCACCCCGGCAGAGCTAACGTCTCCAAGGATGAATTGCGCGACAGATTATCCGAAATCTACAAGGCTGAAAAAGATGCCGTTTCAGTATTTGGATTCAGAACCCAAtacggtggtggtaaatCCACCGGGTTTGGATTGATCTACACCTCAGCTGCCGATGCCAAAAAATTCGAGCCAGCTTACAGATTGGTTAGATACGGTTTGGCCGAAAAGGTTGAAAAGGCTTCTagacaacaaagaaaacaaaagaagaacagagaaaagaagatcTTTGGTACTCAAAGAAAGGCTCAAAAGAAGGCTGCCAAGAGAAACGCCGAGTAA